One genomic window of Methyloceanibacter sp. wino2 includes the following:
- a CDS encoding LLM class flavin-dependent oxidoreductase: MTKKRIILNAFDMTCVSHQAAGTWRHPESQASRYNDIEYWTNMAIELERGHFDTLFIADVVGVYDVYRNSAAAALKDADQVPVNDPFGAISAMAAVTDHVGFGVTAAVTFEQPYVLARRLSTLDHLTKGRVAWNVVSSYLNSAALNIGMDKQIGHDERYDMAEEYMQVMYKLWEGSWEEGAVHRDKVSGIFTDPAKVHPIRHDGKYYKVPGFHLCEPSPQRTPVIFQAGASPKGQAFAARHAEGMFILTTSIAQSKAVTTKIRDQVEAAGRSRDSVKIFTLLTVITGANDEAAERKYQEYLSYASPEGMLALYGGWTGIDFSGYDPNQPLEAMENDSLRTTLESLTSGHDGKTWTVKDVIRERCIGGLGPVLVGGPQKVADVLEEWVDEGGIDGFNLAYAVTPGTTSDFINYVVPELVKRGRAQTEYKPGTFREKLIGTSTPYAEDTHPASEQRGAFAGKESVADKTTESNFDDERAPVAAQ; the protein is encoded by the coding sequence ATGACGAAGAAGCGCATAATTCTGAACGCCTTCGACATGACTTGCGTCAGTCACCAGGCGGCAGGAACGTGGCGCCATCCCGAGAGCCAAGCCTCTCGGTACAACGACATCGAATACTGGACCAACATGGCGATCGAGCTGGAGCGGGGGCATTTCGACACCCTGTTCATCGCCGACGTGGTCGGCGTCTACGATGTCTATCGCAACTCCGCCGCCGCGGCCCTCAAAGACGCCGATCAGGTGCCGGTGAACGATCCGTTCGGCGCGATCTCGGCCATGGCCGCCGTTACCGATCATGTGGGCTTCGGCGTCACCGCCGCGGTGACGTTCGAGCAGCCTTACGTGCTGGCCCGCCGTCTTTCCACGCTCGATCACCTGACCAAGGGCCGTGTCGCCTGGAACGTTGTGTCGTCGTACCTGAACAGCGCCGCGCTCAACATCGGCATGGACAAGCAAATCGGCCATGACGAGCGTTACGACATGGCGGAAGAGTACATGCAAGTCATGTACAAGCTTTGGGAAGGTTCCTGGGAAGAAGGCGCTGTCCACCGTGACAAGGTGAGCGGCATCTTCACCGATCCGGCCAAGGTCCATCCGATCCGGCACGACGGCAAGTACTACAAGGTGCCCGGTTTCCACCTTTGCGAACCGTCTCCGCAGCGGACTCCGGTCATCTTCCAGGCCGGCGCTTCGCCGAAGGGTCAGGCCTTTGCCGCCCGGCACGCCGAGGGCATGTTCATTCTGACCACGAGCATCGCGCAGTCCAAGGCTGTGACGACGAAGATCCGCGATCAGGTCGAGGCCGCAGGCCGCAGCCGCGACTCGGTCAAGATCTTCACGCTTCTGACGGTCATCACCGGCGCCAACGACGAAGCCGCCGAGCGCAAGTATCAGGAGTACCTCTCCTATGCGAGCCCGGAAGGCATGCTGGCTCTCTATGGTGGTTGGACCGGTATCGACTTCTCCGGTTACGATCCCAACCAGCCGCTCGAGGCGATGGAGAACGACAGCCTTCGCACGACGCTCGAATCCCTGACCAGCGGCCACGACGGCAAGACCTGGACGGTGAAGGACGTGATCCGCGAACGCTGCATCGGCGGTCTGGGCCCGGTTCTCGTCGGCGGCCCGCAGAAGGTTGCGGACGTTCTCGAGGAGTGGGTCGACGAAGGCGGTATCGACGGCTTCAACCTCGCCTACGCGGTGACGCCCGGCACGACTTCGGACTTCATCAACTACGTGGTTCCGGAGCTGGTTAAGCGCGGTCGCGCACAGACCGAGTACAAGCCGGGTACCTTCCGCGAGAAGCTGATCGGCACGTCGACGCCTTACGCCGAGGACACCCATCCGGCGAGCGAGCAGCGCGGTGCATTTGCCGGCAAGGAAAGCGTCGCGGACAAGACGACCGAATCCAACTTCGATGACGAACGCGCTCCGGTCGCAGCGCAGTAG
- a CDS encoding c-type cytochrome encodes MSKPSLLFAAVAAFTLFAVQGPAWSQDVANNADGYGTPLKPEDLLEFFSIPPDGAGLPEGSGAAAQGKEVYAVSCAMCHGPKMESVPATGGPALVGGRGTLTDVPAIKTVESYWPYATTLFDYIKRAMPFHMPGSLTDDQVYAVTAYILAEGGIIEDDDVMNKTTLPKVKMPNADGFVAYPNPDVRRFR; translated from the coding sequence ATGTCTAAACCCTCCTTGCTGTTCGCGGCCGTGGCCGCTTTCACGCTGTTCGCCGTGCAGGGACCGGCTTGGTCACAGGACGTGGCGAACAATGCCGACGGCTACGGCACGCCGCTGAAGCCGGAGGATCTCCTCGAGTTCTTCTCCATTCCGCCGGACGGTGCCGGGCTTCCCGAAGGCAGCGGCGCCGCGGCGCAAGGCAAGGAGGTCTACGCGGTCTCCTGCGCCATGTGCCACGGGCCCAAGATGGAGTCGGTGCCCGCGACCGGCGGCCCGGCGCTTGTCGGTGGTCGCGGCACGCTCACCGACGTGCCGGCGATCAAGACAGTCGAGAGCTACTGGCCCTACGCCACGACGCTGTTCGACTACATCAAGCGGGCCATGCCGTTCCACATGCCTGGCTCGCTGACAGACGATCAGGTCTATGCGGTGACGGCCTACATCCTGGCCGAAGGCGGCATCATCGAGGACGATGATGTGATGAATAAAACGACCCTTCCAAAAGTAAAAATGCCGAATGCAGATGGATTCGTTGCGTATCCGAATCCTGATGTGCGGCGCTTCAGGTGA
- a CDS encoding TetR/AcrR family transcriptional regulator encodes MAEPATLEIPKPEKPQKERIRRITAKLFAEKGYQAVGVAEIGEAVGLGRGALYYHIGSKEDLLYDIVIRYITALVTAGNTILYEYSDPHERITQLSRYLMRTISEHLSELTVCFREAEALTGERYDEVSRLHADYQEIWARAIKEGAEQGTFRELPPVALKGILGMYFYSFLWLNPNGRQSSDEIADVFADIVFRAADKDRPTPDAE; translated from the coding sequence TTGGCCGAACCTGCGACGCTTGAAATTCCGAAACCAGAGAAGCCCCAGAAGGAGCGGATCAGGCGCATCACGGCAAAGCTGTTTGCCGAAAAAGGATACCAGGCTGTCGGCGTTGCCGAGATCGGGGAGGCCGTGGGCCTCGGAAGAGGCGCCCTCTATTATCATATCGGCAGCAAGGAAGACCTGCTGTACGACATTGTCATTCGCTACATCACCGCCCTCGTGACGGCGGGCAACACCATCCTCTACGAATATTCAGATCCGCATGAGCGCATCACGCAGCTCAGCCGCTACCTCATGCGAACGATCTCCGAGCATCTATCCGAGCTCACGGTGTGCTTCCGCGAGGCAGAGGCACTGACGGGCGAGCGCTATGACGAGGTGTCCCGTCTCCACGCGGACTATCAGGAGATTTGGGCGCGCGCCATCAAGGAAGGGGCAGAGCAGGGGACGTTCCGCGAGTTGCCGCCCGTGGCGCTCAAGGGCATCCTCGGCATGTACTTCTACAGCTTCTTGTGGCTGAACCCGAACGGGCGTCAGAGCTCGGACGAGATCGCCGACGTATTCGCGGACATCGTTTTCCGGGCAGCGGACAAGGACCGGCCCACGCCAGACGCGGAGTAA